A genomic region of Brevibacillus sp. JNUCC-41 contains the following coding sequences:
- a CDS encoding MFS transporter: protein MNAEEKVFQTSPKLPYAQKKTRTRWFIVFMLFLVTALNYADRATLSIAGTDMSGQLGLDSVMMGYVFSAFAWSYVAGQIPGGWLLDRFGSKKVYFWSITLWSTFTLLQGFIGFLGSAGTAVMVLFGLRFLVGLAEAPSFPANSRIVATWFPSHERGTAAATFNSAQYFATVLFAPIMGYITYKFGWEYVFFFMGALGIIVAFFWLKTIYGPKEHPRINKAELEYIEAGGALINMDQTTAKKEEKKGVNWNNIKQLLSNRMLLGVYLGQYCITTLTYFFLTWFPVYLVQERGMTILEVGLVASLPAICGFFGGILGGTFSDFLLRKGFSLTVARKVPIVVGMVLSMSLVAANYVDTEWVVIFVMALAFFGKGFGALGWAVVADTSPKEMSGVSGGLFNTFGNIAGITTPIIIGYIIATTGSFNGALVFVCANALVAVCSYLFLVGEIKRVELKS from the coding sequence ATGAACGCTGAAGAAAAAGTTTTTCAAACATCTCCTAAACTGCCGTATGCCCAGAAAAAAACACGGACACGATGGTTCATTGTCTTCATGCTATTTTTGGTTACAGCTCTGAATTATGCGGATCGTGCGACGCTATCAATCGCAGGTACGGACATGTCTGGTCAGCTTGGTCTCGATTCAGTCATGATGGGCTATGTTTTCTCCGCTTTTGCATGGTCTTACGTAGCTGGACAAATTCCGGGTGGATGGCTTTTGGACCGTTTTGGCTCAAAAAAAGTTTACTTTTGGAGTATCACGCTATGGTCTACCTTTACGCTTTTACAAGGGTTTATCGGATTTCTCGGCTCTGCCGGAACGGCTGTCATGGTATTGTTCGGACTGCGTTTTTTAGTTGGATTGGCAGAGGCTCCTTCCTTCCCGGCCAACAGCCGCATCGTTGCTACCTGGTTCCCAAGCCATGAACGCGGAACCGCGGCTGCCACTTTCAATTCAGCCCAGTATTTTGCAACCGTCCTCTTTGCACCGATCATGGGTTACATTACGTATAAGTTTGGTTGGGAATACGTCTTCTTCTTTATGGGCGCTTTAGGAATCATCGTCGCTTTCTTCTGGCTGAAAACGATATATGGCCCAAAGGAACATCCGCGCATCAACAAAGCTGAGCTTGAATATATCGAAGCAGGCGGCGCTTTGATCAATATGGATCAAACCACTGCAAAAAAGGAAGAAAAGAAAGGCGTCAACTGGAATAATATTAAGCAGCTTTTATCAAACCGTATGCTGTTAGGTGTTTATCTCGGTCAATATTGCATTACAACGTTAACGTACTTTTTCCTGACATGGTTTCCTGTGTACCTTGTACAAGAAAGAGGGATGACCATTCTTGAAGTTGGACTCGTCGCTTCCCTTCCAGCCATTTGTGGGTTTTTTGGCGGCATTCTCGGAGGGACATTCTCGGATTTCTTGTTACGGAAGGGATTCTCATTGACTGTCGCACGAAAAGTGCCCATTGTTGTGGGGATGGTTCTATCGATGAGCTTGGTAGCTGCAAACTATGTAGATACGGAATGGGTGGTTATATTCGTTATGGCCCTTGCGTTTTTCGGTAAAGGATTTGGGGCACTCGGCTGGGCGGTAGTGGCCGATACCTCACCAAAGGAAATGTCCGGTGTCAGTGGCGGGCTCTTCAACACATTCGGTAACATTGCAGGCATTACAACACCGATTATCATCGGATACATCATTGCCACGACAGGATCATTTAATGGGGCGCTGGTCTTCGTATGTGCCAATGCTCTTGTCGCAGTCTGCAGCTATTTATTCCTTGTTGGTGAAATCAAACGTGTAGAGTTAAAATCATAG
- the gudD gene encoding glucarate dehydratase encodes MNDQMLKDHVKIGTPVISEMSVIPVAGHDGMLLNLSGAHAPYFTRNIVILKDNAGNTGVGEVPGGEKIRRTLEDAKQLVVGQSIGTYNNILNTIRKQFADRDAGGRGLQTFDLRIAIHAVTALEAALLDLVGQYLGVPVAALLGEGQQRDKVEMLGYLFYVGDRNKTDLGYLSEPEAEDDWIRLRHEEALTPESIVRLAEAAHSRYGFNDFKLKGGVLRGEEEIEAVTALAERFPEARITLDPNGGWMLKDAIELCRDQYHVLAYAEDPCGAENGFSAREIMTEFRRATGLPTATNMIATDWRQMGHSIQLQSVDIPLADPHFWTMQGSVRVAQMCNDWGLTWGSHSNNHFDISLAMFTHVAAAAPGKITAIDTHWIWQDGQRLTKEPFKIVGGMVDVPSKPGLGIEVDMEQIEKAHQLYKQKGLGARDDSMAMQYLISGWEFNPKSPCLVR; translated from the coding sequence ATGAACGATCAAATGCTTAAGGATCATGTAAAAATCGGCACACCGGTAATTTCAGAAATGAGCGTTATTCCAGTTGCTGGCCATGACGGCATGCTGCTGAATTTGAGCGGTGCCCATGCTCCTTATTTCACCCGGAACATTGTCATTCTGAAGGACAATGCGGGTAATACAGGTGTAGGTGAAGTTCCCGGAGGCGAAAAAATCCGCCGGACGCTCGAAGATGCCAAACAATTGGTTGTCGGCCAGTCCATTGGGACATACAACAACATTCTGAATACCATCCGTAAGCAGTTCGCGGACCGGGATGCGGGAGGCCGCGGCCTTCAGACGTTCGATCTCCGTATAGCCATCCATGCCGTAACAGCATTGGAAGCGGCACTTCTGGATTTAGTCGGCCAATATTTAGGTGTTCCAGTTGCAGCCCTTCTCGGCGAAGGACAGCAGCGTGATAAGGTGGAAATGCTGGGCTACCTATTTTATGTAGGTGACCGCAATAAAACGGATCTTGGTTATTTAAGCGAGCCTGAAGCGGAAGATGATTGGATTCGCCTCCGTCATGAGGAAGCGCTCACACCTGAATCAATTGTCCGCTTGGCCGAAGCCGCCCACTCTCGCTATGGATTCAATGATTTTAAACTGAAAGGCGGAGTTTTGCGCGGGGAAGAAGAAATCGAAGCGGTGACGGCTCTTGCGGAACGCTTCCCTGAAGCCAGGATCACCCTTGACCCAAATGGCGGCTGGATGCTTAAGGATGCGATTGAACTTTGCCGGGATCAATATCATGTCTTAGCCTATGCGGAGGATCCATGCGGAGCGGAAAATGGTTTTTCCGCCCGGGAAATCATGACGGAATTCAGGCGCGCAACGGGCCTTCCGACCGCTACTAATATGATTGCAACGGACTGGAGGCAAATGGGGCACTCCATTCAACTTCAATCCGTGGACATCCCTCTTGCCGATCCACATTTTTGGACGATGCAAGGCTCCGTCCGTGTCGCTCAAATGTGCAACGACTGGGGATTGACATGGGGATCACACTCGAATAATCACTTTGACATTTCGCTTGCCATGTTTACACACGTTGCTGCGGCCGCACCAGGAAAAATCACTGCGATCGATACCCATTGGATTTGGCAGGATGGGCAGCGTTTGACGAAAGAACCTTTTAAAATAGTCGGCGGTATGGTCGATGTCCCTTCCAAGCCCGGACTTGGAATTGAAGTGGATATGGAACAAATCGAGAAGGCACATCAGCTTTATAAACAAAAAGGACTTGGTGCCCGTGATGATTCAATGGCGATGCAATACCTGATCTCCGGATGGGAGTTCAATCCAAAATCACCTTGCCTTGTCAGATGA
- a CDS encoding FadR/GntR family transcriptional regulator, whose translation MEESSKKLGVQSVHRNTLSQQVVDQIVHLLVSGQMKAGDKLPPEMELMKELEVSRPVLREALSALDTLGVITRKTREGTFFNDKIGTHPFSVMLALATDNLPAIIEARMALELGLVTMAAEKITDEQLEKLQVTIDTIANSEDNDYGEADKEFHKIIALSANNPIIEGMIDSLLITHNKINSLIQFRERELTVKYHKAIYAALAAHDPHEAFSQMYKHLDYVRQKVLQYSHAN comes from the coding sequence ATGGAAGAATCGTCAAAGAAATTAGGCGTACAATCGGTACATCGCAACACTCTTTCACAACAAGTCGTGGATCAAATCGTGCATCTGCTCGTCAGCGGACAAATGAAAGCAGGCGACAAACTGCCTCCTGAAATGGAACTTATGAAAGAACTTGAAGTAAGCCGGCCTGTTTTACGGGAGGCACTCAGTGCACTTGATACACTAGGAGTCATTACACGGAAAACGCGTGAAGGAACCTTTTTTAACGATAAAATCGGTACACATCCATTCTCTGTCATGCTGGCGCTGGCTACGGATAATTTACCAGCGATCATCGAAGCGCGAATGGCATTGGAGTTGGGACTGGTAACTATGGCTGCCGAGAAGATCACAGACGAACAACTGGAGAAACTGCAAGTTACGATTGACACGATTGCCAATAGTGAAGACAACGATTATGGAGAGGCCGATAAAGAATTCCACAAGATCATTGCTTTAAGTGCGAACAATCCCATTATTGAAGGCATGATCGATTCCTTATTGATTACCCATAATAAAATAAATAGCCTGATACAATTCAGGGAACGGGAACTGACTGTAAAGTATCATAAAGCCATCTATGCGGCACTTGCAGCACATGATCCACATGAAGCATTCAGTCAAATGTACAAGCACCTTGATTACGTCCGTCAGAAAGTCCTTCAATATTCTCACGCAAATTAA
- a CDS encoding SDR family oxidoreductase yields the protein MKLQDKVAVVTGAASGMGKQIAIDYAREGAKVVVSDLNLDGANETVEEIKANGGMAFAIKTNVAVEEDIQHLIDTTVSTYGTVDILVNNAGIMDGMEPAGDIEDSRWDRIFAINTTSVMRSTRKVLPIFLEKQKGVIINIASAGGLHGARAGAAYTASKHAVVGFTKNTGFMYANKGIRCNAIAPGGVETNIGSSMTSINEFGISRQQLGMAINPRNGKPEEIAKVALFLASDDSSFVNGTVITADAGWSAY from the coding sequence ATGAAATTACAAGACAAAGTTGCAGTAGTGACAGGCGCAGCATCCGGCATGGGGAAACAAATCGCTATAGATTATGCTAGAGAAGGGGCTAAAGTCGTCGTATCGGATTTAAATCTTGATGGTGCGAATGAGACGGTAGAAGAAATAAAGGCGAATGGCGGTATGGCTTTTGCCATTAAAACGAACGTAGCGGTGGAGGAAGATATTCAACATTTGATCGATACCACGGTAAGTACGTATGGTACGGTGGATATTTTGGTGAATAACGCGGGTATCATGGATGGCATGGAACCTGCTGGAGACATTGAAGATTCTAGGTGGGATCGGATTTTTGCCATTAACACGACAAGCGTCATGCGTTCGACTAGAAAAGTATTGCCGATCTTTTTGGAAAAACAAAAAGGGGTCATCATCAATATTGCTTCTGCTGGCGGTTTGCACGGTGCTCGAGCGGGCGCAGCATACACTGCCTCTAAGCACGCAGTGGTTGGGTTCACAAAAAACACGGGTTTCATGTATGCCAATAAAGGGATTCGCTGCAATGCAATAGCACCAGGCGGGGTTGAAACCAACATCGGTTCCAGCATGACGAGCATCAATGAGTTCGGCATCTCTCGCCAACAATTGGGTATGGCCATCAATCCACGCAATGGCAAACCTGAGGAAATCGCTAAAGTGGCTTTGTTCCTTGCTTCAGACGATTCCAGTTTTGTTAATGGCACGGTCATCACGGCAGATGCTGGTTGGAGTGCATATTAA
- a CDS encoding TetR/AcrR family transcriptional regulator, which produces MSNNNTGIDRRIRKSKLALKDSLISLMQNKDFREISITDIVERADLNRGTFYKHYQYKEELLEEVMEDVIADLIISYREPYKNVETFTINELTASVVKIFEHVANYANIYTLILKSNAWPTLLERICDELKKLPLEDLEDYRPNPKINTELASSYQAYAILGMIIEWVNTGFKYSADYMAEQLLEIINNKSVNAVYKINHTFKQE; this is translated from the coding sequence ATGTCCAATAATAACACTGGGATTGATAGAAGGATCAGGAAATCCAAACTGGCTTTGAAAGATTCTCTCATATCATTAATGCAAAACAAGGATTTCAGGGAAATATCGATTACTGACATTGTAGAACGCGCCGACCTTAATCGAGGTACATTTTACAAACACTATCAGTATAAAGAGGAACTGCTTGAAGAGGTCATGGAGGATGTAATTGCGGATTTGATCATATCTTACCGGGAACCTTATAAAAATGTTGAAACTTTCACCATCAATGAACTAACAGCTTCAGTGGTCAAAATATTTGAACATGTAGCTAATTATGCAAACATTTATACCCTCATCCTAAAGTCGAATGCATGGCCTACTTTACTGGAAAGGATTTGTGATGAATTAAAGAAACTTCCATTGGAAGACCTAGAAGATTACCGGCCGAATCCCAAGATCAATACAGAACTTGCCTCCAGTTACCAAGCATATGCGATATTAGGCATGATCATCGAATGGGTCAACACCGGCTTTAAATACAGCGCTGACTATATGGCTGAACAGTTACTGGAAATCATTAATAATAAATCGGTAAATGCCGTCTATAAAATAAACCATACATTTAAGCAGGAATAA
- a CDS encoding alpha/beta fold hydrolase, translating into MEIRVNQIELNGHTFQYRESGDVSAPPVVVLHALGKSAESWDQVAAALGENYRVLALDQRGHGGSARTSTYTFELMCDDLLHFADALNLEGFSLIGHSMGGTVSYLFSQSFPSRIDRLIVEDTPPPFSDEPIEIPSQPSGPLPFDWQVVPSILQQLNEPEPEWWARLTDIMIPTLVIGGGSSHIPQNKLQEVSELIPNCELVTIEDAGHFVHEDNLSAFLSTVTRFLSKGQAY; encoded by the coding sequence ATGGAAATACGGGTTAATCAAATTGAATTGAATGGACACACGTTTCAATACCGGGAGAGCGGGGATGTTTCTGCACCGCCGGTTGTTGTTCTTCATGCGCTGGGCAAAAGTGCAGAGTCATGGGATCAAGTGGCTGCCGCATTAGGTGAAAATTATCGTGTATTGGCTCTAGATCAACGGGGACACGGTGGGAGTGCGAGAACTAGTACATACACTTTCGAATTGATGTGCGATGATTTGCTTCATTTTGCGGATGCGCTGAATTTGGAAGGGTTTTCCCTAATAGGGCATTCCATGGGAGGGACAGTTTCCTATCTTTTTTCGCAATCTTTTCCTTCGAGGATAGATAGGTTGATTGTCGAAGATACGCCTCCACCTTTCTCGGATGAACCAATAGAGATTCCTTCCCAACCTTCTGGCCCTCTGCCGTTTGATTGGCAGGTTGTGCCTTCGATCCTACAGCAGCTTAATGAACCCGAACCCGAATGGTGGGCACGCCTTACCGATATTATGATTCCGACGCTTGTTATAGGGGGAGGGTCGAGCCATATCCCCCAAAATAAATTGCAGGAAGTTTCCGAGCTTATTCCGAATTGCGAATTGGTGACGATAGAGGATGCAGGACACTTTGTGCATGAAGATAATTTATCAGCTTTCTTGTCTACCGTAACAAGGTTTCTTTCCAAAGGGCAGGCGTATTAA
- a CDS encoding LysR family transcriptional regulator, producing MEILQLQYFQTVARLEHMTKAAEQLQIAQPSLSKTISRLEEDLGVALFDREHRKIKLNAAGRIFLNRVERAFAELNEGRREIVELTDQDQKSITLAVTIPRVLPDLLGTFLSQYPDVRFQQFLKSISSMKQLLIEGEIDYCISSVPIEGPDLKWEPLITEEIYLIVPPNHRLAGRESITLQEVKDEPFISMNTGFGFRSLTDQFCLEAGFVQHIAFEGDEPAVISDLVRKGLGVAFVSELTWLHQTGSLSHKIRITEPACQRTIGLGWSEKRYFTPVAKQFRLFVMDYFAAAKSARPKDQ from the coding sequence ATGGAAATATTACAGCTCCAGTACTTTCAAACCGTAGCACGGTTGGAACATATGACGAAGGCTGCGGAACAACTTCAGATTGCTCAGCCATCCCTCAGTAAAACCATATCCCGGCTTGAAGAGGATTTGGGAGTCGCACTGTTCGATAGGGAACACCGGAAAATCAAGCTCAATGCCGCCGGACGAATTTTCTTGAACCGTGTTGAACGCGCTTTTGCGGAACTGAATGAAGGGAGGCGCGAAATAGTGGAATTAACTGACCAAGACCAAAAGAGCATCACCTTGGCCGTTACCATTCCGAGGGTCCTGCCGGATTTATTGGGGACATTTTTATCTCAATACCCGGATGTCCGTTTTCAACAATTCCTAAAATCCATATCATCCATGAAGCAGCTTCTAATAGAAGGGGAAATTGATTATTGCATATCATCCGTTCCGATTGAAGGCCCAGACTTAAAGTGGGAACCGCTGATCACCGAAGAAATATACTTGATCGTGCCTCCCAATCACCGGCTGGCAGGCAGGGAAAGCATTACACTTCAAGAAGTGAAAGATGAACCATTCATCAGTATGAACACAGGCTTCGGGTTCCGCAGCCTCACCGATCAATTTTGCCTCGAAGCGGGATTCGTCCAGCACATCGCATTTGAAGGAGATGAACCTGCTGTCATCTCGGACCTTGTCAGGAAAGGGTTGGGAGTCGCCTTCGTATCCGAGCTGACATGGCTTCATCAAACCGGTTCATTATCCCATAAAATCCGGATAACCGAACCTGCTTGTCAAAGAACGATAGGGCTCGGCTGGTCAGAAAAACGCTACTTCACCCCAGTAGCCAAGCAATTTCGGTTATTTGTCATGGATTACTTCGCGGCCGCCAAATCCGCCAGACCAAAGGATCAATAA
- a CDS encoding YhgE/Pip family protein, whose translation MKGLQLVFQDIKAMWKHKHGRIALIFLLVVPLIYSGFFLAGYWNPYGKLDQLPVAVVNLDNGSKMDDKPVEAGEDFVEQLKKQKELDFHFVTAKEANTGLKEGTYYMVVTIPEDFSQNVTTLMDKKPETAKLLYTVNPGKNFVASQISSTAVEKMTAKINASITKVYSEGILSKFQDVSNGLAEAGDGAETLHQGTADAKSGSEKLNDGIQNLNEGAQKLQTGGNKLLDGQEALTDGAKGLATGSHNLQSGMKQLSDAQDSLENGMKEVSKGVENWSAGNAKLMQGQEQAADTTNTLKKQLDAYMKSHPDAIKDQDFKQIIALSEGLSKTAATLHANQKQLGEGAAKVADGQATVQTGMNAFGNKMAQATSGAEQLNEGSEELANGLFKWKNGFSTLHAGIDSLAGGSSRLASGSTELQDGLASLETGSSKLSTKLNEAADKTASLQYDDSTTSMFSEPVQLVQSNLSEVPNYGTGIAPYFLSLAFYVGGIMASNILPLGRRQNLKVTGTVHFTNKLLLVYVIGLIQALLVDAVVLLGFHLHVASVPVFILSSIIVSFTFMTFILMLVTVFGVVGKFAAVTLLVFQLATCGGTFPGELGMSLLTKIGQLLPMAHSLKELQEVISLGGWENLQTQIWILLAYLVSAAIIGWMASHIQHAKAASEEVTS comes from the coding sequence ATGAAAGGTTTACAACTTGTATTTCAAGATATAAAAGCAATGTGGAAACATAAACACGGGAGAATCGCCTTGATTTTCCTTTTGGTCGTTCCATTGATTTACTCAGGTTTCTTCTTGGCAGGATATTGGAACCCTTATGGAAAGTTGGATCAGCTCCCTGTGGCAGTGGTCAATCTCGATAATGGTTCAAAAATGGACGATAAGCCAGTGGAGGCTGGAGAGGATTTCGTTGAACAATTGAAAAAGCAGAAAGAATTGGATTTTCACTTTGTCACGGCAAAGGAGGCAAATACGGGTCTTAAGGAAGGTACCTATTATATGGTAGTCACGATTCCGGAAGATTTTTCGCAAAATGTCACGACTTTAATGGATAAAAAACCGGAAACGGCTAAACTTTTGTATACTGTCAATCCAGGTAAGAACTTCGTTGCCTCACAGATCAGCTCCACTGCTGTTGAAAAAATGACGGCAAAAATCAACGCAAGCATCACGAAAGTCTATTCTGAAGGCATACTTTCGAAGTTCCAGGACGTTTCTAATGGCTTGGCGGAAGCCGGAGATGGAGCGGAAACACTTCATCAAGGAACGGCGGATGCGAAAAGTGGCAGTGAGAAATTGAATGATGGCATCCAGAATTTGAATGAAGGCGCTCAGAAGCTGCAAACAGGAGGCAACAAGCTCTTGGACGGACAAGAAGCCCTAACGGATGGTGCGAAAGGATTAGCAACAGGTTCCCACAACTTGCAATCTGGCATGAAGCAGCTATCTGATGCACAGGACTCATTGGAAAATGGGATGAAGGAAGTAAGTAAGGGTGTTGAGAACTGGTCAGCCGGAAATGCAAAATTGATGCAAGGGCAAGAACAGGCTGCCGATACAACGAATACTCTAAAGAAACAATTGGATGCCTATATGAAAAGTCATCCTGATGCAATAAAGGATCAAGACTTCAAGCAAATCATTGCCCTATCGGAAGGTTTATCCAAAACAGCCGCCACTTTACATGCCAATCAAAAGCAATTGGGCGAAGGTGCTGCCAAAGTGGCTGATGGACAAGCAACCGTTCAAACCGGGATGAATGCCTTTGGTAATAAAATGGCACAAGCTACCTCTGGTGCCGAGCAATTAAACGAGGGTTCTGAAGAATTGGCGAATGGATTATTTAAATGGAAAAATGGTTTCTCCACTCTACATGCCGGAATCGATTCACTAGCCGGCGGAAGCAGCCGGCTAGCCAGTGGATCGACGGAACTTCAAGACGGACTGGCTTCACTGGAAACGGGTTCAAGCAAATTATCCACCAAGCTTAATGAAGCCGCCGATAAAACGGCCAGTCTTCAGTACGACGATTCGACAACTTCGATGTTCTCTGAGCCCGTACAATTGGTCCAATCCAATTTATCTGAAGTACCTAACTACGGAACCGGGATTGCCCCTTATTTTCTGTCATTGGCCTTTTATGTAGGCGGCATCATGGCTTCCAATATCTTGCCGCTTGGCCGCAGGCAGAATCTTAAGGTTACCGGAACCGTTCATTTCACGAATAAATTATTGCTCGTATATGTAATCGGCTTGATACAGGCACTTCTAGTGGATGCAGTCGTCCTTCTTGGATTCCATTTACACGTGGCCAGTGTCCCTGTATTCATTCTATCAAGCATCATCGTTTCATTTACCTTCATGACATTCATTCTTATGTTGGTGACCGTATTCGGAGTGGTGGGCAAATTCGCAGCCGTGACCCTTCTCGTGTTCCAATTGGCGACCTGCGGCGGAACATTCCCAGGCGAACTGGGCATGTCATTATTGACGAAAATCGGTCAACTTTTACCTATGGCCCACTCATTAAAGGAACTTCAAGAGGTCATCTCACTAGGCGGCTGGGAAAACTTGCAAACGCAGATTTGGATCTTATTAGCCTATCTCGTTTCGGCAGCGATCATTGGCTGGATGGCCAGTCATATCCAGCATGCAAAAGCAGCTTCAGAGGAAGTGACATCTTGA
- a CDS encoding DHA2 family efflux MFS transporter permease subunit, protein MSTAQTNEKKGSYGILAILMVGAFISILNSTLLNIALPSIQTDLGVETSTVQWLTTGYMLVNGIMIPTTAFLIRKYSVRNLFLTAMLLFSIGTIVAGVAHVFPLLLSARMVQAAGSAIMMPLLMNVLLTSFPVEKRGSAMGLFGLVMMFAPAIGPTLSGWIIEHYDWRMLFHFITPLALLVLIFGFFKLKDHKEKVDISIDKISVILSSLGFGGLLYGFSSAGSKGWDSPWVYGTLVVGAISLILFITRQLKMETPMLEFKIFKHPMFALSATISIVLNMAMFSGMILIPMYTQTVRGISPFDSGLLMLPGALLMALMSPVTGKLFDKFGARILASIGLLITVVTTYLLSKLSMETTYTEIVILFSVRSFGMSMSMMPIMTNGLNSLPARMNPHGTAMNNTLNQISGAVGTALLVTVMSNRAASTAEDLMTKAMSKLTSQPTAEMMGQMKAQIGMQAMLDGINFSFFVSTFIAGVALILALFIKRAWPAEEKPAVKKDQTA, encoded by the coding sequence GTGAGTACTGCACAAACAAATGAGAAAAAGGGTTCGTATGGCATTTTGGCCATACTGATGGTCGGGGCGTTTATATCGATTTTGAATTCAACCCTTTTAAATATTGCACTGCCATCAATCCAAACAGACCTGGGAGTCGAGACTTCCACAGTCCAATGGCTGACAACGGGCTATATGCTCGTGAACGGAATCATGATTCCGACAACTGCCTTCTTAATAAGAAAATATTCGGTGCGTAATTTGTTCCTGACAGCCATGCTCCTATTCTCAATCGGGACGATCGTTGCAGGTGTAGCGCATGTATTCCCGCTATTATTGAGCGCACGTATGGTTCAGGCTGCCGGTTCGGCAATCATGATGCCATTATTAATGAACGTACTTTTAACTTCTTTCCCTGTTGAAAAACGGGGCTCGGCAATGGGATTATTCGGTTTGGTCATGATGTTTGCCCCTGCAATCGGGCCGACGCTTTCAGGCTGGATCATCGAACATTATGATTGGAGAATGCTATTCCATTTCATTACTCCGCTAGCCTTACTAGTGCTTATTTTCGGCTTCTTTAAACTTAAAGACCACAAGGAAAAAGTCGATATCTCAATTGATAAAATATCGGTCATCCTTTCAAGCTTAGGCTTCGGCGGTTTGCTTTACGGATTCAGTTCGGCAGGCAGCAAAGGCTGGGACAGCCCGTGGGTATACGGAACACTGGTAGTCGGTGCCATCTCCCTGATCCTTTTCATAACACGCCAGCTTAAAATGGAAACACCAATGCTTGAGTTCAAGATCTTCAAGCACCCGATGTTCGCTTTATCCGCAACGATCTCAATCGTACTGAACATGGCGATGTTCTCGGGGATGATCTTAATTCCGATGTACACACAAACAGTACGTGGCATTTCACCATTCGATTCTGGATTACTGATGCTTCCAGGTGCGTTATTAATGGCCCTCATGTCACCGGTTACCGGTAAGCTTTTCGATAAATTCGGTGCCCGCATCCTTGCTTCAATCGGTTTGCTTATCACCGTGGTAACTACGTATTTGCTAAGTAAATTATCAATGGAAACTACGTATACAGAAATTGTAATCCTGTTTTCCGTTCGTTCCTTCGGGATGTCAATGTCCATGATGCCGATCATGACAAATGGCTTGAACTCGCTGCCAGCCCGCATGAACCCGCATGGTACGGCCATGAATAACACACTGAACCAAATTTCCGGTGCGGTCGGTACGGCATTGCTCGTTACGGTCATGTCTAACCGTGCAGCTTCTACTGCCGAAGATTTAATGACGAAAGCGATGAGCAAATTAACAAGCCAGCCCACCGCTGAGATGATGGGCCAAATGAAAGCCCAAATCGGGATGCAGGCAATGCTGGATGGAATTAACTTCTCCTTCTTTGTATCTACCTTCATTGCCGGTGTGGCGCTGATTCTGGCATTATTCATTAAGCGTGCTTGGCCGGCTGAAGAAAAACCAGCTGTGAAAAAAGATCAAACCGCTTAA